Proteins co-encoded in one Girardinichthys multiradiatus isolate DD_20200921_A chromosome 11, DD_fGirMul_XY1, whole genome shotgun sequence genomic window:
- the hrh2b gene encoding histamine receptor H2b yields the protein MTVTTALRWLFLMSVIILTIGGNILVCLAVGLSRRLWRRANCFVVSLAVADLLLGVLVLPVSATLELRNMKWRFGGTLCNIYISMDVMLCTCSILTLLAISVNRYLAISSPLSHSQSVTPQRVTLAIISIWVLSLAVAFSPIHLGWNTADYGVQNLDWEFGDEGTDNGRYCQFEWNNNYVLIYAFGSFYLPLLVMCGMYLCIFKVAREQVKRIRATTPSFARSATAAIAREHKATVTLAAVLGAFIICWFPYFSYFTCMGVKEKTTPPNTLHSVVLWLGYLNSTLNPILYPAFNRDFRRAYGELLRCRAPSHRTLLTRVTLHKQLTFFNLSMVSQKSNKNTATVMIESERNLSREERHCPDKSR from the exons atgactgtcaCCACAGCTCTCCGTTGGCTGTTCCTCATGTCTGTTATAATTCTGACCATTGGCGGTAATATACTGGTGTGCTTGGCTGTGGGGCTCAGCCGCCGATTGTGGCGGAGAGCTAACTGCTTCGTGGTGTCACTGGCAGTTGCAGATCTCCTGCTTGGTGTGTTGGTGCTACCAGTATCTGCCACGCTGGAGCTGCGCAACATGAAATGGCGTTTTGGTGGAACCTTGTGTAACATCTACATCTCAATGGATGTCATGCTCTGTACATGCTCCATCCTGACCCTCTTGGCAATCAGTGTGAACCGTTACCTGGCCATCTCGTCTCCCCTCAGCCACTCTCAAAGTGTCACCCCTCAAAGGGTGACACTTGCCATCATCTCCATCTGGGTGCTGTCATTGGCTGTGGCCTTTTCGCCCATCCACCTTGGCTGGAACACAGCAGACTACGGGGTGCAGAACTTGGACTGGGAATTTGGGGATGAGGGCACTGATAATGGACGCTACTGCCAGTTCGAATGGAATAACAACTATGTTCTTATTTATGCCTTTGGTAGTTTTTACCTACCACTGCTGGTTATGTGTGGAATGTATctttgcattttcaaagtggcaCGCGAACAG GTAAAACGTATCCGTGCCACCACTCCCTCATTTGCACGCTCAGCAACTGCTGCCATAGCCCGTGAGCACAAGGCTACAGTCACCCTGGCAGCTGTACTTGGTGCATTTATTATCTGTTGGTTTCCATACTTCAGCTACTTCACCTGTATGGGTGTAAAGGAAAAGACAACCCCCCCTAACACGCTCCATTCGGTAGTCCTGTGGCTCGGATATTTGAACTCAACCCTTAACCCGATCCTCTATCCAGCATTCAACAGGGATTTCCGTCGAGCCTACGGAGAGCTGCTTCGCTGCCGAGCACCATCACACAGAACACTGCTTACTCGTGTGACTTTGCACAAACAATTAACCTTTTTTAATCTATCTATGGTCTCCCAAAAGTCTAACAAAAATACGGCCACAGTTATGATTGAAAGTGAGAGGAACCTATCCCGTGAAGAGAGACATTGCCCTGATAAGTCAAGGTGA